A genome region from Polypterus senegalus isolate Bchr_013 chromosome 7, ASM1683550v1, whole genome shotgun sequence includes the following:
- the LOC120532058 gene encoding uncharacterized protein LOC120532058: MEEIHTAQQESEFRAEIPGQVHAEISYQATLSQEPQVDRLENTREPQPEVNTQILIGDIENFLGSAEYENSTSELRLSRLHEEANVPSPPESPFAYINADTPTVQIKVSQLDEKRFHLDRSFSELEGLIEEEIIIEINRETILNDMQRIYGTTELLNKKLKVCFIGEEGHDFGGLTKDLFSCFWNCAFTEWFKGEDALVPCIPLYHYHKAQEIFTVVGRVLSHMCQLNRCIPPRFCRSTLLSIVFNTSTIHNNILIDDFLLHVTASERILLKSN, translated from the exons ATGGAGGAGATACACACGGCACAACAAGAATCAGAATTTAGAGCAGAAATTCCAGGTCAAGTGCATGCAGAAATAAGTTATCAg GCAACATTGTCACAGGAGCCACAGGTAGATAGGCTGGAAAACACAAGAGAACCTCAACCAGAAGTAAATACCCAG ATTTTGATTGGTGATATTGAGAACTTTCTTGGAagtgcagaatatgaaaatagCACATCAGAg TTGAGATTATCCAGACTGCATGAAGAGGCAAATGTACCAAGTCCTCCagaatctccttttgcttataTAAATGCTGATACTCCCAcg gtTCAGATTAAAGTATCTCAGTTGGATGAAAAACGATTCCATCTTGACAGAA GTTTTTCAGAGCTTGAAGGATTAATAGAGGAAGAAATCATTATCGAAATAAACAGGGAAACAATATTGAATGATATGCAGCGAATTTATGGAACAACAGAACTCCTCAACAAAAAGCTTAAAGTATGTTTTATTGGAGAAGAAGGGCATGATTTTGGCGGATTAACTAAagatcttttttcttgtttttggaacTGTGCCTTCACTGAGTGGTTTAAGGGTGAGGATGCACTTGTACCTTGTATACCTCTCTATCATTATCATAAAGCACAAGAAATCTTTACAGTTGTGGGAAGAGTATTGTCTCATATGTGTCAGCTAAATAGATGTATACCTCCAAGATTCTGTAGGTCAACATTGCTTTCTATTGTATTTAATACCTCCACCATTCACAATAACATTCTTATAGATGACTTTCTGCTTCATGTAACTGCTTCAGAAAGAATCCTCCTAAAAAGCAATTAA
- the LOC120532179 gene encoding uncharacterized protein LOC120532179, whose translation MKLIRWGFVVHGAIDGFSRLIPYLSCATNNSSSTVLQTFCRGALQYGLPLRVRSDQGTENVQVALLMNAIRGLHRGSHITGLSVHNQRIERLWRDVFQQVLFPIYKEFYEMEDNGILEEGNSLHKGCLQYVYYSTINQRLEMFREGWNKHRIRTEHNRTPEQIWFDSLSTTSHQTSLSDMNTQQFRESLIENLQRIGVSFSDDAYMEPQETFNPLEMSVQNLQILQDAIQLETNLKDKYACCVQKANDLLTDTQT comes from the exons ATGAAGCTTATAAG GTGGGGCTTTGTTGTACATGGTGCTATCGATGGCTTCTCCCGTCTAATACCTTATTTAAGTTGTGCTACAAACAATTCTTCATCCACGGTGCTACAGACTTTCTGCAGGGGTGCTCTACAGTATGGATTACCATTAAGAGTGAGGTCTGACCAAGGCACAGAAAATGTTCAGGTAGCACTGCTTATGAATGCCATCAGAGGATTACACCGTGGCAGCCATATAACTGGACTTTCTGTCCATAACCAGAGAATTGAAAGGCTGTGGAGAGATGTATTTCAACAGGTTCTCTTCCCCATCTACAAAGAATTTTATGAAATGGAAGATAATGGTATACTTGAAGAAGGCAATAGTTTACACAAAGGGTGTCTACAATATGTTTACTACTCAACAATTAATCAAAGATTGGAAATGTTCAGAGAAGGCTGGAATAAGCATAGAATTAGAACTGAACATAACAGAACACCGGAACAAATATGGTTCGATAGCTTGTCCACTACATCTCACCAAACAAGTCTATCTGACATGAATACACAACAGTTTAGAGAAAGTTTAATAGAAAATTTACAAAGAATAGGTGTATCATTTTCAGATGATGCATATATGGAGCCTCAGGAGACATTCAACCCACTTGAAATGTCTGTCCAGAATCTACAGATACTACAAGATgctattcagcttgaaacaaatttaaaagataaatatgCATGTTGTGTTCAAAAGGCCAATGACTTATTAACAGatacccaaacataa